The following coding sequences lie in one Eremothecium sinecaudum strain ATCC 58844 chromosome IV, complete sequence genomic window:
- the YNK1 gene encoding nucleoside diphosphate kinase (Syntenic homolog of Ashbya gossypii ABR096C; Syntenic homolog of Saccharomyces cerevisiae YKL067W (YNK1)), with product MSEERTFIAIKPDGVQRGLVSQVLARFESRGYKLVGIKVIKPTKDLLHKHYAEHVEKSFFPKLISYMMSGPIVATVWEGKDVILQGRAILGATNPLKSAPGTIRGDFAIDMGRNVCHGSDSVESANREINLWFKKEELIDWESTNAPWIYE from the coding sequence ATGTCTGAAGAAAGAACTTTTATTGCTATCAAGCCAGACGGTGTACAGAGAGGCCTTGTCTCCCAGGTTTTGGCCCGTTTCGAGAGCCGTGGTTACAAGTTAGTTGGTATTAAGGTCATTAAGCCAACTAAGGACCTATTGCACAAGCACTACGCCGAGCACGTTGAGAAGTCTTTTTTCCCAAAGTTGATTTCTTACATGATGTCTGGTCCAATCGTTGCCACCGTCTGGGAGGGTAAGGACGTTATTTTACAAGGACGTGCTATCTTGGGTGCCACCAACCCATTGAAGTCTGCTCCAGGTACTATTAGAGGTGACTTTGCCATTGACATGGGCAGGAACGTCTGCCACGGTTCTGACTCTGTTGAATCTGCTAACCGCGAGATTAACTTGTGGTTCAAGAAGGAGGAATTAATTGACTGGGAAAGCACAAACGCACCATGGATCTATGAATAG
- a CDS encoding uncharacterized protein (Syntenic homolog of Ashbya gossypii ABR099C-A; Syntenic homolog of Saccharomyces cerevisiae YKL068W-A), which translates to MCLFIGEQNQHKTLELKDETAVNPNKQQLANEQAKTAYTCSNGCYSDDDDDDDDDGDDLIVDFNTGSLQAVSVRNWSLMMNITQGLSEL; encoded by the coding sequence ATGTGTCTGTTCATAGGAGAACAAAATCAGCATAAAACCTTGGAGCTCAAAGATGAAACTGCGGTAAATCCAAATAAACAACAACTCGCTAATGAGCAAGCAAAAACCGCATACACATGTTCCAATGGCTGTTACtctgatgatgatgatgatgatgatgatgatggcGATGATTTAATTGTGGATTTCAACACAGGTTCACTGCAGGCAGTATCTGTTAGGAATTGGTCATTAATGATGAACATCACTCAAGGGCTCTCAGAGTTGTAA
- the NUP116 gene encoding FG-nucleoporin NUP116 (Syntenic homolog of Ashbya gossypii ABR099C; Syntenic homolog of Saccharomyces cerevisiae YMR047C (NUP116) and YKL068W (NUP100)) — protein MFGASRPTFGNTGASPFGQQQQGGTFGQAQPTNSGFGSASANNAQSGFGGFGSTQPQSTTSPFGMSQQPQSNASPFGQATSSVSNPPALFGGNAAAQTAVGGTALKPFSAYTEKDATTGMNNVYESVSCMPEYKNYSFEELRFQDYQANNKFGQGGAGVSGNVGSSFGGQPNASPFGTNNQSAFGIGNTNATSTGGLFGQSNTTNTTNPPFGQSSTNNAFGQATNSPFGQTGTSTFGQANTANSPFGQTNNAASSPFGINKPGTTSGGLFGQTNSNTINNAFGQTAAGTGGGGLFGQTNTANNASPFGQTSTFSQTNNTSAGGLFGQNNAQQQSGGLFGSTNNQQQPGGLFGQSNTQQQGGGLFGATNTTNAFNQNNSSGGLFNKPTTSSGLFGQSGSMFGQNTNTNTNGNPFGQNSTSAGGLFGQQTNQQQGTGLFGQQNNQQQGGLFRPNNPQPGNGLFGQNNQPQGGTGLFGQDNSNNAFRQNSGNVTGGLFGNKPATGGLFGQTNVGNTFGQSNSATSNTGGLFGQNNNQQQQQGGGLFGQNNTQTQSDGLFGSNNTQQQGGGLFGQNNNTQQQAGGLFGQNNQQTGGLFGSKPAGTNTGGLFGNNKPSSTGGMFGNNNNQQGVQSTSGELFGANNNNNASNQLSGTSGGLFGNKPAGNTGGGLFGRNNGTQTGTLGSGLFGNNTNTGSTTNTGTGGGLFGAKPSDQANTSTTGGLFGAKTNVTSNTGTTSGNLFGNKPIGSTGTGLFDSKPAGSGIGGLFGNNSSTTASNGLQQSTIGGQGGVTPQGDNPYGTNDLFSRVIVPSSLLQPSKPCATKINADYKKKASLTSAYRLAPKPLFTSTAKTAGHLGLSGSQNSNRKTSSLISPQSSTRELVQVSSGSSVFTNETDELILSSSNKLFNPNKKSFKNLILNRKKMENTAGDENVDDEPRRITFISNGSGEQEPTSTKESKYLDFIQDTPVDSKDIMKSNGGLFSTPNLASTPIKANSEEKAEVIKPPRFVGDDVSFNDDGYYISPSLETLSSLTLLQLRKVSGLTIGHKLYGKIEFLKPVDLSNISLPSLCGNLVRFSEKMSEISYVGNDIPAPGDQLNVRARIILYNTFPTDKATRQPIKDPKHPILKRHIEKLKKIEHTKFESYDVKTGTYTFVVETPVA, from the coding sequence ATGTTTGGTGCTTCCAGACCAACTTTTGGTAATACGGGAGCGTCTCCATTTGggcagcagcagcaagGAGGGACGTTCGGACAGGCGCAGCCTACTAATAGCGGATTTGGTTCCGCTAGCGCAAACAATGCTCAATCAGGCTTCGGTGGTTTCGGTAGTACTCAACCACAAAGTACTACTTCACCATTTGGTATGTCACAGCAACCGCAATCTAATGCTAGCCCGTTTGGTCAAGCAACGTCCTCTGTGTCAAATCCTCCTGCCTTATTTGGGGGCAATGCAGCTGCGCAAACGGCTGTTGGTGGTACTGCGCTGAAACCTTTTTCTGCGTACACGGAAAAAGATGCGACTACAGGGATGAATAATGTGTATGAGTCCGTATCGTGTATGCCCGAGTACAAGAATTATTCGTTTGAAGAGTTGAGGTTCCAGGACTATCAAGCAAACAATAAGTTTGGTCAGGGAGGTGCGGGAGTCAGTGGGAACGTTGGTTCTTCCTTTGGGGGCCAGCCGAATGCTTCACCATTTGGTACTAACAATCAATCTGCATTTGGGATAGGAAATACAAACGCTACATCTACTGGAGGTCTTTTTGGACAGAGTAATACTACTAATACTACCAATCCACCCTTTGGACAGAGTTCAACGAACAATGCTTTTGGCCAGGCTACCAACTCGCCTTTTGGGCAGACAGGAACAAGTACTTTCGGACAAGCTAATACTGCAAACTCTCCATTTGGACAAACAAACAATGCAGCCAGTTCACCATTTGGAATAAATAAACCAGGTACGACAAGTGGTGGTTTATTTGGACAAACAAATTCGAATACCATTAACAACGCTTTTGGTCAGACTGCTGCCGGCACAGGTGGAGGTGGTCTATTTGGTCAAACCAATACCGCCAATAATGCATCGCCTTTTGGTCAAACGTCCACTTTTAGCCAAACTAACAATACTTCCGCGGGAGGCTTATTTGGTCAAAATAACGCACAGCAGCAGTCTGGTGGCCTTTTTGGATCTACCAATAACCAACAGCAACCTGGTGGCTTGTTTGGTCAGAGCAACACGCAGCAACAAGGAGGAGGACTCTTTGGTGCAACTAATACTACCAATGCATTTAACCAAAACAACTCATCCGGAGGCTTATTTAATAAGCCAACTACTTCAAGCGGCTTATTTGGCCAAAGCGGTAGCATGTTTGGTCAAAACACCAACACTAATACTAATGGTAATCCATTTGGCCAAAATAGTACCTCTGCTGGAGGCCTTTTTGGGCAGCAAACCAACCAGCAGCAGGGAACTGGTTTATTCGGCCAACAAAATAATCAGCAGCAAGGTGGTTTGTTCCGCCCGAATAATCCTCAGCCTGGTAATGGCTTATTTGGACAAAATAATCAACCACAGGGAGGGACTGGTTTATTTGGACAAGATAATTCAAACAATGCTTTCAGGCAAAATAGTGGCAATGTAACTGGTGGCCTCTTTGGAAACAAACCAGCTACAGGAGGATTATTTGGTCAAACAAATGTAGGTAATACTTTTGGACAAAGTAATAGTGCAACTTCAAATACTGGAGGGTTATTTGGTCAAAATAATAAtcaacaacagcaacaagGTGGTGGGTTATTTGGCCAAAATAACACCCAAACTCAGTCTGATGGATTATTTGGTTCTAATAACACACAGCAACAAGGCGGCGGGTTGTTTGGGCAAAACAACAATACGCAACAACAGGCCGGTGGATTATTTGGTCAGAACAATCAACAAACAGGTGGATTGTTTGGATCAAAGCCAGCAGGAACAAATACTGGTGGCCTATTTGGAAACAATAAACCCTCTTCTACGGGTGGAATGTTTGGAAATAACAACAACCAACAAGGTGTCCAGTCTACTTCTGGGGAGTTATTTGGTGCCAACAACAACAATAACGCCTCCAATCAACTATCAGGAACCAGCGGAGGGTTATTTGGTAACAAACCAGCTGGTAATACAGGGGGTGGACTCTTTGGTAGAAACAATGGCACCCAAACAGGGACTCTTGGTAGCGGATTATTCGGCAACAATACCAACACAGGTAGTACTACTAATACTGGAACAGGAGGTGGTCTATTTGGCGCAAAACCTTCAGACCAAGCCAATACGAGTACTACCGGGGGCCTTTTCGGAGCTAAGACAAACGTTACGTCAAATACTGGCACTACTTCTGGGAATTTATTTGGTAATAAGCCAATCGGTTCCACTGGAACGGGCTTATTTGACTCGAAGCCAGCTGGCTCCGGTATAGGCGGCCTTTTTGGTAACAATTCGTCAACTACTGCCTCTAACGGATTACAACAATCCACCATTGGTGGACAGGGTGGTGTCACCCCACAGGGCGATAACCCATATGGTACAAATGATTTGTTTTCTCGTGTTATTGTTCCAAGTTCTTTATTACAGCCATCGAAGCCCTGCGCTACGAAGATAAATGCTGACtacaagaagaaggctTCTTTAACCAGTGCTTATAGATTGGCACCCAAGCCCTTGTTTACTTCTACTGCAAAAACCGCAGGGCATCTTGGTTTGTCTGGTAGCCAGAATAGCAACAGAAAAACTTCCTCATTAATATCTCCTCAGAGCTCTACCAGGGAGTTAGTTCAAGTTTCTAGTGGTTCTAGTGTTTTTACCAACGAGACAGATGAACTTATCTTATCTTCTAGCAACAAACTTTTCAACCCTAATAAGAAGTCTTTCAAGAACCTTATACTGAATAGGAAGAAGATGGAGAATACCGCAGGCGATGAAAACGTTGACGATGAACCAAGAAGAATCACATTCATCTCAAATGGTAGCGGCGAACAAGAGCCCACTTCTACTAAAGAATCGAAATATTTGGATTTCATACAGGATACTCCAGTCGACTCAAAGGACATTATGAAAAGTAACGGTGGTCTATTTTCCACACCTAACCTTGCCTCCACCCCGATTAAGGCAAACTCCGAGGAAAAGGCCGAGGTGATCAAACCGCCTCGGTTTGTCGGTGATGATGTGTCTTTCAATGACGATGGCTACTACATTTCCCCCTCGTTAGAAACCCTCTCTAGCCTGACTTTGTTACAACTAAGGAAGGTTTCAGGGCTCACTATTGGTCACAAACTCTATGGGAAGATTGAATTCTTAAAGCCTGTGGACTTATCCAATATCTCTTTGCCTAGTCTATGCGGCAATTTGGTTCGTTTCTCCGAGAAAATGTCTGAAATCAGTTACGTAGGTAACGATATCCCTGCGCCTGGTGATCAACTTAATGTTCGGGCAAGAATAATCCTTTACAACACTTTCCCAACAGACAAGGCTACAAGACAACCCATTAAGGATCCAAAACATCCCATTTTAAAGAGACATATTGAAAAACTTAAAAAAATTGAGCATACCAAATTTGAGTCCTACGACGTTAAAACGGGAACCTATACATTTGTCGTAGAGACCCCAGTTGCATAA
- a CDS encoding L-methionine (R)-S-oxide reductase (Syntenic homolog of Ashbya gossypii AFR115W; Non-syntenic homolog of Saccharomyces cerevisiae YKL069W), with amino-acid sequence MAASDIEHHADYSNATFESKEEALVHLIDSYKALANEQDNFICNLANASSLLWYTYKELKVNVNWTGFYFTDPKRKDHLILGPFQGKVACQLIKFGKGVCGTAASTKKSIVVQNVNEYPGHIACDGETKSEIVVPIIVNGATVAVIDLDCLDYNAFDDIDRKYLGQLANAIASSCVF; translated from the coding sequence ATGGCAGCTTCAGATATTGAGCATCACGCAGATTACTCAAATGCTACCTTTGAatcaaaagaagaagcgCTTGTACATTTGATCGATTCTTATAAAGCTTTGGCTAACGAGCAAGACAATTTTATCTGCAACCTGGCAAATGCTTCCTCTCTTCTATGGTATACATACAAAGAACTGAAGGTTAACGTGAATTGGACCGGCTTCTATTTTACGGATCCTAAACGTAAAGACCATTTAATATTGGGTCCTTTCCAAGGAAAAGTTGCATGCCAATTAATAAAATTTGGAAAAGGAGTTTGTGGCACGGCGGCCTCTACCAAAAAAAGCATTGTGGTTCAGAATGTAAATGAATACCCAGGCCATATTGCTTGTGATGGAGAGACGAAAAGTGAAATAGTAGTACCTATAATAGTAAACGGTGCGACTGTAGCTGTCATTGACCTGGACTGCCTAGACTACAACGCTTTTGATGATATAGATCGTAAATATTTAGGGCAACTAGCGAATGCAATTGCTAGTTCATGTGTATTTTAA
- the CSM3 gene encoding Csm3p (Syntenic homolog of Ashbya gossypii ABR100W; Syntenic homolog of Saccharomyces cerevisiae YMR048W (CSM3)), translating into MSQEILSQPTLDVDPTEVISETTVVDPTAIQLKKTRTVVKLDYEKLVSRKGLPYLLKNGPKHVRISKRRDAYENLCHILHFYQLWAHELYPKAKFRDFVALCDRMGKSGRMLRDYRMKMLREELGLDIAEELTNNNHADVANKQESRAQQGSAVTVDTKEPEQRQLTVAEQEHDMAASPAYTFDDARLLEEMQQIENNHREVEEDVDEDQLAILREMEGQF; encoded by the coding sequence ATGAGCCAGGAAATTTTGTCACAGCCTACTTTAGATGTAGATCCCACAGAAGTTATATCTGAAACTACAGTGGTGGATCCCACAGCTATTCAGCTAAAGAAGACAAGAACTGTGGTGAAACTGGATTATGAAAAGCTAGTTTCACGAAAAGGACTGCCGTACTTGCTTAAGAATGGTCCTAAACATGTACGAATTTCTAAGAGGAGGGATGCGTACGAAAACTTGTGTCATATTTTACACTTCTACCAACTCTGGGCACATGAATTGTATCCAAAAGCGAAGTTTCGTGATTTTGTAGCATTATGCGATCGGATGGGGAAGAGTGGCAGGATGCTGCGAGACTATCGGATGAAAATGCTTCGAGAAGAACTAGGACTTGATATAGCTGAGGAGCTCACAAATAACAACCATGCCGATGTAGCAAATAAGCAAGAGTCGCGTGCACAACAAGGGTCCGCTGTTACGGTGGATACTAAAGAACCCGAGCAAAGACAATTAACTGTGGCAGAACAGGAGCATGATATGGCAGCGTCTCCTGCCTACACTTTTGACGATGCACGACTTCTAGAAGAGATGCAGCAAATAGAAAATAACCACAGAGAAGTCGAGGAAGATGTTGATGAAGACCAATTGGCTATTTTAAGAGAGATGGAAGGGCAATTTTAA
- the ERB1 gene encoding ribosome biogenesis protein ERB1 (Syntenic homolog of Ashbya gossypii ABR101C; Syntenic homolog of Saccharomyces cerevisiae YMR049C (ERB1)) produces the protein MVSGKSAQKTAVASKKRPVEVEHAESDDDNLITEGLIDDGSDESSDEFQSAEEDIPSFESETLDPVNDSSSDEDGYESNSDAEFEKLLGEEDDDIEYDSSDFSDGNDTKSMTDKLSNVQIKTIADETNLYKETKFSDGTPRIIRPEINPVYDSDDTDAEATNTIGNIPLSAYDEMPHIGYDINGKRIMRPAKGSALDALLESIELPEGWIGLLDKNTGASLNLTEEELELISKIQKNEATDESTNPYEPLIDWFTRHEEIMPVTAIPEPKRRFVPSKHEAKRVMKIVKAIREGRIIPPKKLKELREKEAEERFTYDLWEDSEDMPQHVMDLRAPKLPPPTNEESYNPPEEYLPTEEEIAEWKKMEPSERERSFIPRKYGALRKVPGYEESVRERFERSLDLYLAPRVRKNKLNIDPESLIPNLPSPKDLRPFPIHCSTTYVGHKGKVRALSIDPSGLWLATGSDDGTVRIWEILTGREVYKLTIIDVEENQEDHIEAIEWNPDQSTGILAVAAAENIYLIIPPIFGFDIENNGKLKIENGFGFDTFGNVKKTDLNVNDNVNEEGEGTAVKKQVVQWNKPSKAQAEKDISIVITCRKTVKKLSWHRKGDYFVTVQPDSGHTSVLIHQVSKHLTQSPFKKSKGIIMDAKFHPFKPQLFVCSQRYVRIYDLSQQVLVKKLLPGARWLSNIDIHPRGDNLIASSFDKRVLWHDLDLSSTPYKTLRYHEKAVRSVAFHKKLPLFCSAADDGIIHVFHATVYDEMLKNPLLVPLKKLTGHKVINSLGVLNTIWHPREAWLFSAGADNTARLWTT, from the coding sequence ATGGTTAGTGGAAAATCTGCACAGAAGACCGCTGTTGCCAGCAAAAAAAGGCCTGTTGAAGTTGAACATGCAGAAtcagatgatgataatTTGATCACAGAGGGATTGATTGATGATGGAAGCGATGAAAGCAGTGATGAATTTCAATCTGCTGAGGAAGATATCCCGTCATTTGAGTCAGAGACTTTAGACCCTGTAAATGATAGCTCTAGTGATGAAGATGGCTATGAGTCTAATTCTGATGCGGAattcgaaaagttattagGGGAAGAAGACGATGATATCGAATATGATTCTTCTGACTTCTCAGATGGAAATGACACTAAATCAATGACCGATAAGTTATCCAATGTGCAGATAAAAACGATTGCGGATGAAACCAACCTTTACAAGGAAACCAAGTTTTCCGACGGAACTCCTAGAATCATTAGACCAGAAATTAATCCAGTGTATGATAGTGATGACACTGACGCTGAAGCAACAAATACCATTGGAAACATCCCATTATCGGCATATGATGAGATGCCACATATTGGATATGACATAAACGGTAAGAGGATCATGAGACCTGCAAAGGGATCTGCATTGGATGCCTTGCTAGAATCCATTGAGCTTCCTGAAGGATGGATTGGCTTATTAGACAAGAACACCGGTGCTTCATTGAACTTAACTGAGGAAGAATTAGAGTTAATTTCCAAGATTCAAAAGAATGAAGCAACGGACGAATCTACCAATCCATATGAACCATTGATTGACTGGTTTACCAGACATGAAGAGATTATGCCTGTAACTGCTATCCCAGAACCAAAAAGAAGATTTGTTCCATCTAAACATGAGGCTAAACGTGTTATGAAGATTGTTAAGGCTATTAGAGAGGGCCGTATAATTCCACCCAAAAAGTTGAAGGAATTAAGAGAGAAAGAAGCCGAGGAGCGTTTTACTTATGATCTTTGGGAGGATTCGGAGGATATGCCTCAGCACGTAATGGACTTGAGGGCGCCAAAATTGCCTCCACCAACCAACGAAGAGTCCTATAATCCACCAGAAGAGTACTTACCTACcgaagaagaaattgcTGAATGGAAAAAGATGGAACCTAGCGAAAGGGAAAGGTCCTTTATTCCTCGCAAGTACGGCGCTTTGAGAAAAGTCCCAGGGTACGAAGAGTCTGTGCGGGAACGGTTTGAAAGGTCATTAGACCTCTACCTTGCTCCTCGTGTTCGTAAGAACAAGCTGAATATTGATCCAGAGTCTTTAATTCCAAACTTACCATCTCCTAAGGATTTACGTCCATTCCCCATTCATTGTTCCACCACATATGTTGGTCACAAGGGTAAAGTCCGTGCTTTGTCTATTGATCCATCTGGTTTATGGCTAGCTACTGGTTCCGATGATGGTACTGTCAGAATATGGGAAATCCTAACTGGTAGAGAGGTTTACAAGCTTACAATAATAGACGTTGAAGAGAACCAAGAGGACCACATCGAGGCCATTGAATGGAACCCTGATCAGTCCACTGGTATCTTAGCTGTCGCAGCAGCAGAAAATATATATCTGATCATTCCTCCCATTTTTGGTTTCGACATTGAAAACAACGGTAAATTAAAGATCGAGAATGGTTTTGGTTTCGATACTTTTGGCAATGTGAAGAAAACTGATCTAAACGTGAACGATAATGTAAACGAGGAGGGCGAAGGCACTGCGGTCAAGAAGCAGGTGGTGCAATGGAACAAACCTTCAAAAGCACAAGCTGAAAAGGACATTTCAATTGTTATAACATGTCGTAAGACCGTTAAAAAACTCTCCTGGCATAGAAAAGGTGATTACTTCGTCACTGTTCAGCCAGACTCTGGTCATACCTCTGTTCTAATCCACCAGGTTTCCAAGCATCTAACGCAGTCACCATTCAAAAAGTCTAAAGGTATTATCATGGATGCTAAGTTCCACCCTTTTAAACCTCAATTGTTTGTTTGCTCCCAAAGATATGTTAGGATTTACGACCTCTCACAACAAGTTTTAGTCAAGAAGTTACTGCCTGGTGCTCGTTGGCTATCTAATATAGATATTCACCCAAGAGGTGATAATTTAATTGCATCTTCATTCGATAAGAGAGTTCTATGGCACGATCTGGACCTTTCTTCCACTCCATATAAGACTCTACGATACCACGAGAAGGCAGTGAGAAGCGTTGCTTTTCACAAGAAACTACCATTATTCTGTTCAGCTGCTGATGATGGTATTATACATGTATTCCATGCTACCGTATATGATGAGATGTTGAAGAACCCTCTATTAGTGCCATTAAAGAAGCTCACAGGTCATAAAGTGATCAACAGTTTAGGGGTTTTAAACACCATCTGGCATCCTAGAGAAGCCTGGTTGTTTTCCGCTGGTGCTGACAACACTGCTCGCCTATGGACAACTTAG
- the IOC4 gene encoding Ioc4p (Syntenic homolog of Ashbya gossypii ABR097C; Syntenic homolog of Saccharomyces cerevisiae YMR044W (IOC4)) — protein sequence MPSHLFQPTDIVLAKVKGYPSWPAMIIPNEIIPANVIRLHRRNQKFDEEEVMEDEESDADDTKYIRYSEHLKFRKFETAQSSYCLKFLCDDTYTWTKAQDMKLLSPDQCKSWLEGTTRSKKKQPSKNKKLIQAYEMAMRGSDIDVWEFVEYGSAGRPEEDEEEEYVEEEDSPVYEEDAEELDDESLSDDEDVDEEISSRRSSRQKRAARPVSKPTRSSKRQRAARQKRELEDKPTRRTRASASRGESVSVDFDEDENEDELEDSDIGEELPAIPTRSSAKANAGLASKQASNKKKKPAEPERYKYEDDEDWRLVGMGTQDLTIPSSNPLVNRLSQKKHLELHNEMKQELQEKLLMVNKLMLESILSPKTRKDDLELVLEELDLALSMRGAHNELITVFLFNNELLMNFRALFNLKQPELGKLNLWNRFMDIFQDIYGYEFILDTQAWSFDAVNVTDEPQQVPVPANEEPNRI from the coding sequence ATGCCTTCGCATCTATTTCAGCCTACAGATATTGTTCTGGCTAAGGTTAAGGGTTATCCATCATGGCCAGCAATGATTATACCTAATGAAATCATTCCTGCGAATGTTATTAGGTTACATCGTAGAAATCAGAaatttgatgaagaagaggtTATGGAAGACGAAGAATCGGATGCAGATGATACGAAATATATTCGGTACTCAGAGCATTTGAAGTTTCGAAAGTTTGAGACGGCTCAGTCCTCGTATTGCTTGAAGTTTTTATGTGACGATACATATACGTGGACAAAAGCGCAGGATATGAAACTACTAAGTCCAGATCAATGTAAAAGCTGGCTGGAAGGTACGACTCGATCGAAAAAGAAGCAACCAAGCAAGAACAAGAAGCTGATACAGGCTTACGAAATGGCAATGCGTGGCTCAGACATTGATGTTTGGGAATTTGTGGAGTATGGCAGTGCTGGGCGACCGGAAGAggacgaagaagaagaatatgTGGAGGAGGAGGATTCTCCGGTATATGAGGAAGATGCCGAGGAATTGGACGACGAGTCCTTAAGCGATGACGAAGATGTAGACGAAGAAATTAGTAGTCGGAGAAGCAGTCGGCAGAAGCGAGCTGCACGGCCAGTCTCGAAGCCGACCCGAAGCAGCAAACGGCAACGCGCAGCAAGACAAAAACGAGAGCTGGAGGACAAACCGACACGAAGGACCCGAGCTTCAGCCTCAAGAGGAGAGTCTGTTTCTGTCGATTTTGACGAAGACGAGAACGAGGACGAGTTGGAGGACTCGGATATCGGAGAAGAACTTCCTGCAATTCCTACGCGAAGCAGTGCCAAGGCAAACGCCGGATTGGCTTCGAAGCAAGCTTCtaataaaaaaaagaaaccaGCTGAGCCAGAACGGTACAAGTACGAGGACGACGAGGACTGGCGGCTTGTCGGCATGGGAACTCAAGATCTCACAATTCCATCGTCAAACCCACTTGTTAACCGCCTCAGTCAGAAAAAACACCTAGAGCTCCATAATGAGATGAAGCAAGAGCTACAAGAAAAACTGCTGATGGTCAATAAGTTAATGCTTGAAAGCATACTTAGCCCCAAGACCCGTAAAGACGATCTTGAACTTGTACTCGAAGAGTTAGATCTCGCATTAAGCATGAGGGGCGCCCACAACGAGCTCATCACCGTCTTTCTTTTCAATAATGAATTACTAATGAATTTCAGAGCCCTATTCAATCTTAAGCAGCCAGAACTAGGAAAACTAAATCTGTGGAATAGGTTCATGGACATTTTTCAAGATATCTACGGCTATGAATTTATTCTAGATACCCAGGCATGGTCGTTCGATGCAGTAAACGTAACTGATGAACCCCAACAGGTGCCGGTACCTGCTAATGAGGAACCAAACCGCATTTGA
- a CDS encoding HDR132Cp (Syntenic homolog of Ashbya gossypii ABR098C; Syntenic homolog of Saccharomyces cerevisiae YMR043W (MCM1) and YMR042W (ARG80); Tandem gene duplication in Saccharomyces cerevisiae), which yields MSDSEKQEQPQQKERRKIEIKFIQDKTRRHITFSKRKHGIMKKAYELSVLTGTQVLLLVVSETGLVYTFTTPKFQPIVTQPEGKNLIQACLNAPEEEEEEEEDDDDDVKDEDKPDVSVGGVAGPITVQDVSGNPTGVGVGVGSTDHVTAPHGMGVPAGHHHHGGGVPHHHQQLPPQQQQNFNNPAAYLNAEQAAVYQQYFNGVNPQQGQY from the coding sequence ATGTCGGACTCCGAGAAGCAAGAGCAACCTCAACAAAAGGAGAGGAGAAAGATTGAAATTAAATTTATTCAAGATAAAACTAGACGGCACATCACATTTTCTAAACGTAAGCATGGTATTATGAAGAAAGCTTATGAACTATCTGTTCTAACGGGTACTCAGGTCCTATTACTAGTGGTATCTGAAACAGGTCTTGTGTACACATTTACCACTCCAAAATTCCAGCCCATAGTGACTCAGCCTGAGGGGAAAAATCTTATCCAGGCCTGCCTGAATGCCCCtgaggaagaagaggaggaggaagaagatgatgatgacgacGTTAAGGACGAGGATAAGCCAGATGTCTCTGTGGGTGGTGTTGCTGGTCCAATCACCGTCCAAGACGTGTCGGGTAATCCAACAGGCGTCGGCGTTGGTGTAGGTTCAACGGACCATGTTACGGCTCCCCATGGAATGGGTGTACCTGCAGGCCACCATCACCATGGAGGTGGTGTACCACATCATCATCAGCAGCTTCCGCctcagcagcagcagaaTTTTAATAACCCAGCTGCGTATCTAAATGCAGAACAAGCCGCTGTATACCAGCAGTATTTTAATGGGGTCAATCCACAACAGGGTCAGTATTGA